The region CGGATGATCTTCATGTCGTAGTCGGCGGGCAGGGTGATGCGGTAGTTCATCGCGTGCACGGGTGTGTGCTCCCCACGGGAAGGTGACGGGTGTGCGGCCGGGAGGCCGGCGGCGTCGAGGACGGCCGGCGCCAGGTGTCGTGCGTGACGCGTCAGGCGTCCGGCACCGGGGGTGCGGTCACGGCCTGCGCGGCGAGCAGGGCGACCGCGCCGCGCACCGCCCGGTCGAACGGCTCCTGCGAGTCGGCGGCGCGGGCCAGTACGTAACCGCCCTGGACGACGGCGACGATCATGGCGGCGGTGTCGTCCGGGTCGGTGCCCGGGCGCAGTTCACCGGTCTCGACACCGTCGGCGATGACCGCCGCGAGGTGGCCGGTCAGCCAGTCGAAGGTCTCGCGCACCGGCTCCCGCAGCTGCGCGCTGGCGATGACGTCGGGGTCCATCGCCATCCGCCCGACCCGGCAGCCGCGCAGCGCGTCGCGCTCCCGCAGCAGATAGGCGGTGGCCTTCTCCAGCGCCGTGCGGCCGGTGGCCAACTGGCCCTCGGCCTGGGCCCGCAGCTCGGCGGCGCTGCGGCGCATCGCGGCCACCGCGAGGTCCGGCTTGCCGCGGAAGTGGTGGTACATGCTGCCCTGGCCGGCGCCCGCCCGCTCCTGGATGGCCTTGGGGCTGGTGCCGACGTAGCCGCGCTCCCAGAGCAGTTCCCTGGCGCTCTCGATCAACCGTTCCGACGTCTCCATGGGGTCACTGTACATACTAGTAGGTACAGAGGCCAGCGAGGTCGGAGCGGCCCGCGCCCCCGTGGCGTACGCGGGCCGCTCCTCAAGGCCGCGCCCTGCGTCAGCCGAGCACGGCGGAGGCCGACGGGCCCGGCTCGCCGGCGCCTTCGGTGACCGGGCCGCTCACGTCGTTCCGGACGATCACCCCGCCCGCAGCGCTCTTGCCGCTCTTGCCGCCCTTGGGCGGCAGCGGAGGCAGCGCCGGGCACTTGTCGCCGGTCTGCACGCTGCCCTTGGGGGCGGGCTTGCCGTTGATGTAGACCTTGCCGTTCACGATCTTCACCGTGGTCCTGCCGGCCTTGCCCGGGCCGCCCTTCGGCGGCTTCCCGGGCAGCGGCGGGAGTCCGGGCCTGTCGCCCGGCTTGCCGATCCGCACGATGCAGGCGATGTGCACCCGGCCGTCCTTGTGGTCGGGCGCCGCCTTGGCGGGGCGCGCCTGGGCCGAGCGGCCGGACACCGGGTCCGCCCCCGTGGCGCTGCTGACCGGCGCGGTCGCCACACCGGTCAGGCCGAGGCCCGCGGTGAGCGCGATCCCCGCGAGGATCCTGTTCTTCTTCATGGTCTGGTCACTCCCGTGGAGAGGTCGCCGGGATCGGTTGACCCGGCGCCGAGCAGCCTCGCCGCGGCGGGCTGAAGCGGACCTGAAGGACCGTCGGATGATCTTCATGTTCGCCTTAGGTACGGCACTGCACCCTGACGGCGTGCGCATACTCGTGGTGGAAGACGAACGCAGGCTCGCGGAACTCCTGAGCGACGGCCTGACCAGGGAGGGCTTCGCGGTCGACCTCGCCCACGACGGCCGCGAGGGGCTGTGGATGGCCACCGAGCAGCCGTACGACGTGATGGTGCTCGACGTGATGCTGCCGGGCCTGGACGGCTGCACGGTCTGCGCCCGGCTGCGCGAGGCCGGCGTCTGGACGCCGATCCTGATGCTCACCGCGATGGACGGCGAGTACGACGAGGCCGAGGCGCTGGACACCGGCGCGGACGACTACCTGACCAAGCCGTTCTCCTACGTGGTGCTGCTGGCCAGGCTGCGGGCCCTGGTCAGACGCGGGGTGCGGGAGCGGCCCGCGGTGCTGTCGGTCGGCGACCTGCGGGTGGACCCGGCGGGGCTGCGCTGCAGCAGGGGCGATGTGCTGATCCCGCTGACGCCCAAGGAGTTCGCGATCCTGCACTGCCTGGCCCGGCGCGCGGGCGAGGTGGTGCCCAAGTCCGAACTGCTGGCCAGGGCCTGGGACTTCGCCTACGACGGCGACTCCAACGTCGTCGAGGTCTACATCAGCGCCCTGCGCCGCAAGATCGACCGGCCCTTCGGCCGTACGACGCTGAGCACGGTGCGCGGCGCCGGCTACCGGCTGGAGGCCTGAGATGGGGGTACGGCTGCGCACCACGCTCGCGGCGACCGCCGTGGTGGCCGCCGCCCTCGTGCTGGCCGCCCTCGCGCTCTTCGCCGCGCTGCGCGCCAGCCTGACGGACACCGCCAGGGATCTGGCCGTGCAGGACGCCCGGCGCAATGCCGCCGTCGTCCAGCTGGCCGGTCCAGGGCTGCCCGGCCCCGGCGTGATCGGCCGCACGCCGGGGCCGCAGGACCAGGTGGTCCCGCCGCTGCCCGAGGACGCGGGCGGTTCGCTGGTGATCACACGGCGCGTCGACACCACGTCGGGCGCGGTCACCGTGGAGGGCCGGGCGTCGCTGGCGCCGGCCCGCGCCGCCATGCGCACCCTGACCGCCCTGCTCGTCCCGGGCATCCCGGCGCTGCTCGCACTGGTCGCGTGGCTCACCTGGCTCGCCGTCGGCCGGGCGCTGCGGCCGGTGTCCGCGATCCGCGCGAAGGTCGCCGACATCACCGCCCGCGACCTGCACGAACGGGTGCCGGAGCCGGCGTCCCGCGACGAGATCGGCGCCCTGGCGCGTACCGTCAACGCCACGCTCGACCGGCTGCAGACCGCGGTCGGCGCGCACCGGCAGTTCGTCGCCGACGCCGCGCACGAGCTGCGCAGCCCGATGGCCGTGCTGCGGACACGGCTCGAACTCGCCCGGCCGGCCGAGCGGCGGCTCGCGGCCGGCGCCCTGGACGACGTCGAGCGGCTGCAGCGGCTCACCGCCGACCTGCTTCTGCTGGCCAGGCTCGACGCCCGCGAGCCGATCCGCACCCGGGAGACCGACCTGGCCCAGATCGTCGCGGAGGAGGCCGCCCGGCCCCGCCCGCGCACGGACGTCGGGGTGACCCTGCGGCTCACCCCCGACCTGCTGGTCGAGGGCTCGCCCGACCACCTGCGCCGGCTGGTCGCCAACCTGGTCGACAACGCCGTGCGGCACGCGGCCGGCGCGGTGACCGTGGCGCTCACCCACGACCCGGGGTCGGGGGAGGCCCGCCTTGAGGTCACCGACGACGGGCCGGGCATACCGGCCGAGCACCGGGCCGCCGTCTTCGAGCGCTTCGCCCGGCTCGACCACGCGCGGACCCGTGACACCGGCGGCTCGGGCCTCGGCCTGTCCATCGCCCGCGACATCGCGCTCGCGCACCGGGCGACGCTCCAGGTCGTGCCGGGGCCGCCGGGCGCGAGGCTGCGGGCGGTCTTCCCGCTGCGGCCAGCGGCCCGCTGAGGCCCGGGAGGTGGGCAGACCGGAACCGGTCTGCCCACCTCCCGGGCCTCACACGGCGGCGAACTCGACCTCCGCCGCGGTCACCACGGTCCCGAACCGCGGGAAGTCCAAGGAGACCGCGGCCCGGTGCTCCGCCGCGGTCAGGCCCGACATGGCGTCCTCGGCGAAGACCAGCCGGTAGCCGAGGTCGGCGGCGGCCCGGGCGGTCGACTCCACGCCCAGGTTGGTGGCGACGCCGGCCATCACGAGGGTGTCGACGCCGAGCGCGCCCAGCCGCTCGTGCAGGTCCGTGCCGTGGAAGGCGCCGATGCTCCGCTTGACGACGACCAGGTCGCCGTCCTGCGCC is a window of Streptomyces sp. NBC_01477 DNA encoding:
- a CDS encoding TetR/AcrR family transcriptional regulator, whose protein sequence is METSERLIESARELLWERGYVGTSPKAIQERAGAGQGSMYHHFRGKPDLAVAAMRRSAAELRAQAEGQLATGRTALEKATAYLLRERDALRGCRVGRMAMDPDVIASAQLREPVRETFDWLTGHLAAVIADGVETGELRPGTDPDDTAAMIVAVVQGGYVLARAADSQEPFDRAVRGAVALLAAQAVTAPPVPDA
- a CDS encoding response regulator transcription factor; this encodes MRILVVEDERRLAELLSDGLTREGFAVDLAHDGREGLWMATEQPYDVMVLDVMLPGLDGCTVCARLREAGVWTPILMLTAMDGEYDEAEALDTGADDYLTKPFSYVVLLARLRALVRRGVRERPAVLSVGDLRVDPAGLRCSRGDVLIPLTPKEFAILHCLARRAGEVVPKSELLARAWDFAYDGDSNVVEVYISALRRKIDRPFGRTTLSTVRGAGYRLEA
- a CDS encoding sensor histidine kinase translates to MGVRLRTTLAATAVVAAALVLAALALFAALRASLTDTARDLAVQDARRNAAVVQLAGPGLPGPGVIGRTPGPQDQVVPPLPEDAGGSLVITRRVDTTSGAVTVEGRASLAPARAAMRTLTALLVPGIPALLALVAWLTWLAVGRALRPVSAIRAKVADITARDLHERVPEPASRDEIGALARTVNATLDRLQTAVGAHRQFVADAAHELRSPMAVLRTRLELARPAERRLAAGALDDVERLQRLTADLLLLARLDAREPIRTRETDLAQIVAEEAARPRPRTDVGVTLRLTPDLLVEGSPDHLRRLVANLVDNAVRHAAGAVTVALTHDPGSGEARLEVTDDGPGIPAEHRAAVFERFARLDHARTRDTGGSGLGLSIARDIALAHRATLQVVPGPPGARLRAVFPLRPAAR
- a CDS encoding isochorismatase family protein encodes the protein MIDLMDRIVALPLAPLPGPAVLAAALELAAVFRKAGAPVVAVRAQRPGPAEQPAGSGLAEGVAQDGDLVVVKRSIGAFHGTDLHERLGALGVDTLVMAGVATNLGVESTARAAADLGYRLVFAEDAMSGLTAAEHRAAVSLDFPRFGTVVTAAEVEFAAV